The Sphingobacterium bambusae genome includes a window with the following:
- the pth gene encoding aminoacyl-tRNA hydrolase, which translates to MNYLIVGLGNIGKEYEDTRHNIGFMVVDEAAKQAGATWSLLKLAYYTDFKQRGKNVYMIKPTTFMNLSGKAMNYWMQQLKVPLENVLVVVDDLAIPFGSLRIKPKGSAAGHNGLRSIEATCGGQNYPRLRFGIGDNYPKGRQVDYVLGPFDKEEQKDLPGLIDHSVKMIQSFVNIGIELTMTNLNSK; encoded by the coding sequence ATGAACTATTTAATCGTTGGTTTAGGCAATATTGGTAAGGAGTATGAGGATACACGCCACAATATTGGTTTTATGGTGGTCGATGAAGCTGCCAAACAGGCCGGTGCTACGTGGTCACTTTTAAAGCTGGCCTATTACACCGACTTTAAGCAACGCGGCAAAAATGTATACATGATCAAGCCGACGACCTTTATGAACCTGAGCGGAAAAGCAATGAACTATTGGATGCAACAACTGAAAGTTCCTTTAGAAAATGTATTAGTCGTCGTTGATGACCTCGCTATACCCTTTGGATCGCTCCGGATAAAACCTAAAGGATCTGCTGCGGGGCACAATGGACTTCGCTCCATTGAGGCGACCTGCGGTGGACAAAACTATCCCCGCCTGCGCTTTGGCATTGGAGACAACTATCCTAAGGGCAGACAGGTAGACTACGTTTTAGGACCTTTCGATAAGGAAGAGCAAAAAGATCTCCCCGGACTGATAGACCACTCGGTGAAAATGATACAAAGCTTTGTAAACATCGGCATTGAACTGACGATGACGAACCTTAATAGCAAGTAA
- a CDS encoding 50S ribosomal protein L25/general stress protein Ctc: protein MKSIAISGSVRQGVGKRDSKELRYEGQVPAVLYGGKEQTHLSVSAADLKPVLYTPDVVFVELDLDGKKTRAIVQDAQFHPLTDLVTHIDFLELFDDKEVSVNIPIKLTGTSPGVKMGGKLVQKLRTLRVKALPNNLPQEIEVPMESLEVGKSVRVRQIALQDAKVLNNSDDTIVSVIMSRALRQAEQEAAKAAKGGKK, encoded by the coding sequence ATGAAATCAATTGCTATTAGCGGCTCTGTAAGACAGGGCGTAGGGAAAAGAGATTCGAAAGAGTTGCGTTATGAAGGACAAGTTCCTGCAGTTCTTTACGGTGGTAAAGAACAAACTCACCTTTCGGTATCCGCAGCTGATTTAAAACCGGTTCTTTATACTCCTGATGTAGTATTCGTAGAATTGGATTTAGATGGCAAAAAAACAAGAGCTATCGTTCAAGATGCGCAATTCCACCCATTGACTGACTTGGTTACGCACATCGACTTCCTAGAGTTATTTGACGATAAAGAAGTTTCCGTAAACATTCCAATCAAATTGACAGGTACTTCTCCAGGTGTTAAAATGGGGGGTAAATTGGTACAAAAACTACGTACGCTTCGTGTAAAAGCTTTGCCAAACAACCTGCCTCAAGAGATCGAGGTTCCTATGGAATCTTTGGAAGTTGGTAAATCAGTACGTGTAAGACAAATTGCGTTGCAAGATGCTAAAGTATTGAACAACTCTGACGATACTATCGTTTCTGTAATCATGTCTCGTGCTTTACGTCAAGCAGAGCAAGAAGCAGCGAAAGCAGCAAAAGGCGGTAAAAAATAA